A stretch of the Lactuca sativa cultivar Salinas chromosome 9, Lsat_Salinas_v11, whole genome shotgun sequence genome encodes the following:
- the LOC111903023 gene encoding plastid division protein CDP1, chloroplastic produces MAAVFVDSSHILLLCCYISPNNKTHTRFSKYSSGEVTSSSYPSRVSFDSLSRRRQRRILLSVSGREIADVRVADNSNNVHHTRSAFVEIPVTCYQILGIPDKSEKDEIVKSMKHLKLAEIEEGYTMDTIVSRQNLLMDVRDKLLFEADYAGNVREKVPPKSSLQIPWSWLPGALSLLQEVGEEKLALDIGRTALQHPDSKPFVHDLLLSMALAECAIAKANFEKNKISQGFEALARAQSLLKSKPSLEQMTLLSQIEESLEELAPACILELLGMPHTQENAERRVGAIAALRELLRQGLDVESQCQIEDWSTFLNQALNKLMAAEIVELLTWDSLANTRKNKKSLESQNQRVVVDANCLYTVMMAHIALGFSSKQIEMIKKAKSILECFVASEGIALKLEEAFCLFLLGEGDEAAVIERLQQVESNLNSTSRTLLSRMDIKDASNAKKLLESWVKDALLGLFSDTRDCSPSLDSFFVGEKKVSENKNRKRAPQTSPSLNQRPLSSTFSSDWRTIEDHSSSPRLGSTVKQLTPSNLQSPLIANNLKPESYPSVQLKRNLGVHYDNIWEIWLDPNNTIRYMSFATAMFCLLFATMGVRFRGPRRVSSWALSGPNTGSLTESSHGLWGSACDKGNHIAKMVMSLWSTQKEKVKGGIEGGGVKDSSMGASLNSCKKRSMRVEEAESLVKQWQTVKAEALGPNHQLHNLVDVLDGSMLLQWKGLAESAKDRCCFWRFVLLELTILQADILTDGTGKEMAEIEALVEEAAELVDSSHKKNPNYYSTYTIRYLLKKQEDGSWKFCEGDVEIQT; encoded by the exons ATGGCAGCAGTATTTGTTGATTCATCACACATTTTACTTCTGTGCTGCTACATCTCTCCAAACAACAAGACTCACACGAGATTCAGTAAATACAGCTCCGGTGAAGTTACCAGTTCTTCttatccttctagggtttcgtTTGATTCGTTGTCGAGAAGGCGTCAACGACGAATTTTGCTGTCTGTAAGCGGTCGCGAAATTGCTGACGTTCGTGTCGCTGATAATAGCAACAATGTTCATCATACACGATCAGCATTTGTTGAGATACCTGTCACTTGCTACCAG ATTCTTGGTATTCCCGATAAATCAGAGAAAGATGAGATTGTTAAGTCCATGAAGCATCTAAAACTTGCTGAGATTGAAGAAGGATACACCATGGATACTATTGTTTCTCGCCAG AATCTTTTAATGGATGTGCGTGATAAGCTTCTTTTTGAAGCAGACTATGCTGGTAATGTAAGGGAAAAAGTTCCACCAAAGTCATCTCTTCAAATTCCATGGTCCTGGTTGCCTGGTGCACTTTCCCTCTTACAAGAG GTTGGAGAAGAAAAGCTTGCTCTAGACATTGGGCGAACAGCACTACAACACCCTGATTCTAAGCCTTTTGTTCATGATTTGCTTTTATCAATGGCTCTTGCAGAG TGTGCTATAGCAAAAGcaaactttgaaaagaacaagatTTCCCAAGGATTTGAAGCTTTAGCTCGTGCTCAGTCTCTTCTCAAAAGCAAACCTTCACTTGAGCAGATGACATTGTTATCTCAG ATTGAAGAATCTTTGGAAGAGCTTGCTCCTGCATGCATATTGGAGTTGTTAGGCATGCCTCATACACAAGAAAATGCTGAGAGGAGAGTAGGGGCAATTGCAGCCTTGAGGGAACTCTTAAGACAGGGACTGGATGTGGAAAGTCAATGCCAAATAGAAGATTGGTCAACCTTCTTGAATCAAGCTTTAAATAAGCTCATGGCTGCAGAAATAGTTGAGCTTCTTACATGGGATAGTTTAGCTAATACACGAAAGAACAAGAAGTCACTCGAGTCACAGAATCAAAGAGTAGTAGTTGATGCAAATTGCCTCTATACTGTAATGATGGCCCATATTGCCCTTGGTTTTTCAAGCAAGCAAATAGAGATG ATTAAGAAAGCAAAAAGTATTCTTGAGTGTTTTGTGGCATCAGAAGGAATTGCTTTAAAACTTGAAGAAGCCTTTTGCTTGTTTCTACTAGGAGAG GGTGACGAGGCTGCGGTTATTGAAAGGCTTCAGCAGGTTGAGTCAAATTTAAATTCAACTTCAAGAACATTGTTATCACGGATGGACATCAAGGATGCTTCAAATGCCAAGAAGTTGCTT GAATCATGGGTAAAGGATGCTTTACTTGGTTTGTTTTCAGACACAAGGGACTGTTCTCCATCTTTG GATAGCTTTTTTGTTGGTGAAAAGAAGGTTTCTGAAAACAAGAATAGAAAAAGAGCACCACAAACATCACCAAGTTTAAACCAGAGACCACTTTCTTCTACTTTTTCATCTGATTGGAGAACTATTGAAGATCATTCATCTTCACCACGTCTTGGGTCAACTGTGAAGCAGTTGACTCCATCAAATCTACAAAGCCCACTAATAGCAAACAATTTGAAACCCGAAAGCTATCCATCTGTTCAATTAAAGAGAAACTTAGGAGTACACTATGATAATATTTGGGAAATTTGGTTGGATCCAAATAACACAATTAGGTATATGAGCTTTGCCACAGCAATGTTTTGCTTATTATTTGCAACCATGGGTGTGCGGTTTCGTGGGCCCAGGAGGGTATCTAGTTGGGCCCTCAGTGGGCCCAACACGGGATCACTTACAGAATCTTCTCATGGTCTTTGGGGATCTGCTTGTGATAAGGGGAATCATATTGCCAAAATGGTGATGTCATTGTGGTCAACGCAAAAGGAAAAAGTCAAGGGTGGAATCGAAGGTGGAGGTGTAAAAGATTCTAGCATGGGTGCGAGTTTAAATTCATGTAAAAAGAGATCAATGCGTGTGGAAGAAGCTGAAAGTCTTGTTAAACAATGGCAAACTGTTAAAGCTGAAGCTCTTGGGCCTAATCATCAACTTCATAATCTTGTTGATGTTCTTGATGGGTCGATGCTTCTTCAG TGGAAGGGTTTAGCTGAGTCAGCAAAAGACAGGTGTTGCTTTTGGAGATTTGTTTTGCTGGAGTTGACTATTCTTCAAGCAGACATTTTGACAGATGGAACAGGTAAGGAAATGGCAGAAATAGAGGCTCTTGTTGAAGAAGCAGCTGAACTTGTGGACTCATCTCATAAAAAGAACCCAAATTATTATAG TACCTACACGATCCGTTATTTGCTGAAGAAGCAAGAAGATGGATCATGGAAATTCTGTGAAGGTGATGTTGAAATCCAAACATGA
- the LOC111903025 gene encoding rhodanese-like domain-containing protein 8, chloroplastic isoform X1, producing MCSLTLTLPCIPPKSLNCSTIITRKTTCPSYSVPVKYRSIKIRLQPCKCSSTLSSSSTKKPNWVRRERDKADEVFEEGERVFLVVNFYRFVFIKDPEQEVSKHLAFLQGRDIHGRIYMNEQGINAQYSGPSEDALAYVNWLKEDERFNDILVQISPPVHRHAFPRLKLRYKPSLVQLEGGVSHLPLTDSSMRATPLTPSEWRKRLEDRNVILLDVRNGYEWDIGHFRGAQRPNVDCFRSTTFGISESEDIASDPLANVNKENTEILMYCTGGIRCDVYSTILRQRGYKKLYTLRGGISHYLECEGSVEWIGNLFVFDSRLSLPPPSVVKHDETKVHDDVVFAKCYICNSKVSELRHRNCANLDCNLLFLCCLSCMDELRGCCCSKCTSADRIRPVLSGHERYKKWHHYRDT from the exons ATGTGTTCTCTAACTCTAACCCTACCATGTATCCCACCAAAAAGTCTCAATTGTTCCACTATAATCACTCGAAAGACCACTTGTCCATCATATTCAGTTCCAGTTAAATATAGGAGCATCAAAATTCGATTACAACCTTGTAAATGCTCTTCCACATTATCATCGTCATCGACTAAGAAACCCAATTGGGTAAGACGGGAGCGGGATAAAGCCGATGAGGTTTTTGAGGAGGGTGAAAGGGTTTTTTTAGTAGTTAATTTCTACCGGTTTGTGTTCATCAAAGACCCAGAACAGGAGGTCTCCAAACACCTTGCGTTTCTACAG GGTCGTGACATACATGGTCGGATATACATGAATGAACAAGGAATCAATGCTCAG TACAGTGGGCCATCGGAAGATGCTCTTGCATACGTGAATTGGTTAAAAGAAGATGAGAGATTTAATGATATATTAGTTCAGATATCACCTCCTGTTCACAGGCATGCTTTCCCAAGACTCAAACTGCGGTATAAACCTTCTCTTGTACAG TTGGAAGGAGGGGTATCACATCTTCCTTTAACCGACTCATCTATGCGAGCAACGCCTCTCACACCATCTGAATGGAGGAAGAGACTAGAGGATAGAAATGTCATTTTATTAGATGTCAGAAACG GTTatgaatgggatattggtcactTTCGTGGAGCTCAACGACCAAATGTAGACTGTTTCAGGAGCACAACTTTCGGGATATCTGAATCAGAG GACATTGCTTCAGATCCTTTAGCTAATGTTAATAAAGAAAATACAGAGATATTAATGTATTGCACAGGTGGTATTCGTTGCGACGTATATTCCACTATCCTTAg ACAAAGGGGTTACAAAAAGCTGTATACATTGAGAGGAGGAATCTCACATTATCTAGAGTGTGAAGGCTCGGTGGAATGGATTGGAAATTTATTTGTTTTTGACTCTCGCCTCTCTCTACCACCACCTTCAGTAGTTAAACATGATGAAACCAAAGTTCATGATGATGTCGTGTTTGCTAAATGCTACATTTGTAATTCAAAAGTCTCGGAATTGAGACATCGGAATTGTGCAAACCTGGATTGCAATCTGCTATTCCT gtgttgtttgagtTGCATGGATGAGTTAAGAGGATGCTGTTGTTCGAAATGTACATCTGCTGATAGGATTAGACCTGTGCTTTCAGGTCATGAAAGATACAAAAAATGGCATCACTATCGCGACACATAA
- the LOC111903025 gene encoding rhodanese-like domain-containing protein 8, chloroplastic isoform X2: MNKESMLSGPSEDALAYVNWLKEDERFNDILVQISPPVHRHAFPRLKLRYKPSLVQLEGGVSHLPLTDSSMRATPLTPSEWRKRLEDRNVILLDVRNGYEWDIGHFRGAQRPNVDCFRSTTFGISESEDIASDPLANVNKENTEILMYCTGGIRCDVYSTILRQRGYKKLYTLRGGISHYLECEGSVEWIGNLFVFDSRLSLPPPSVVKHDETKVHDDVVFAKCYICNSKVSELRHRNCANLDCNLLFLCCLSCMDELRGCCCSKCTSADRIRPVLSGHERYKKWHHYRDT; this comes from the exons ATGAACAAGGAATCAATGCTCAG TGGGCCATCGGAAGATGCTCTTGCATACGTGAATTGGTTAAAAGAAGATGAGAGATTTAATGATATATTAGTTCAGATATCACCTCCTGTTCACAGGCATGCTTTCCCAAGACTCAAACTGCGGTATAAACCTTCTCTTGTACAG TTGGAAGGAGGGGTATCACATCTTCCTTTAACCGACTCATCTATGCGAGCAACGCCTCTCACACCATCTGAATGGAGGAAGAGACTAGAGGATAGAAATGTCATTTTATTAGATGTCAGAAACG GTTatgaatgggatattggtcactTTCGTGGAGCTCAACGACCAAATGTAGACTGTTTCAGGAGCACAACTTTCGGGATATCTGAATCAGAG GACATTGCTTCAGATCCTTTAGCTAATGTTAATAAAGAAAATACAGAGATATTAATGTATTGCACAGGTGGTATTCGTTGCGACGTATATTCCACTATCCTTAg ACAAAGGGGTTACAAAAAGCTGTATACATTGAGAGGAGGAATCTCACATTATCTAGAGTGTGAAGGCTCGGTGGAATGGATTGGAAATTTATTTGTTTTTGACTCTCGCCTCTCTCTACCACCACCTTCAGTAGTTAAACATGATGAAACCAAAGTTCATGATGATGTCGTGTTTGCTAAATGCTACATTTGTAATTCAAAAGTCTCGGAATTGAGACATCGGAATTGTGCAAACCTGGATTGCAATCTGCTATTCCT gtgttgtttgagtTGCATGGATGAGTTAAGAGGATGCTGTTGTTCGAAATGTACATCTGCTGATAGGATTAGACCTGTGCTTTCAGGTCATGAAAGATACAAAAAATGGCATCACTATCGCGACACATAA
- the LOC111903022 gene encoding DNA-binding protein RHL1 encodes MARGGNDKSGRSAAEQTNPEAEERKRLRKLAISKNLLSEAPAKASSLALNPSKTVIKHHGADVLRKSTRKNRFLFSFPGLISPISGGKLGELKDLSSKNPILYLDFPQGRMKLFGTIVYPKNRYLTLQFSKGGKNVMCEDYFDTMIVFSDAWWIGTKEENPEETQLSFPENMNMGQQKEYDFKGGAGSTSERIQGVTPSRVTQVKVKHQETPVHKLEEEFSDSENDLQDLSQKTPTRHSARTSGKNYKFAESSSADDAIDLDINSESSNEEENVTGGSPISKDPEETEVIEEATESSISATKVKDRGSLVQATISTLFKKKEEKMAIKEEKGKGVKGRRASGTKSTPRKKKAKVDDDEIEDISDPSEDSSDEDWGA; translated from the exons ATGGCGAGAGGTGGTAATGATAAAAGTGGCCGGTCGGCGGCGGAGCAAACAAACCCTGAAGCAGAAGAACGGAAACGACTCAGAAAACTTGCAATTTCAAAAAACTTGCTATCTGAAGCTCCGGCGAAAGCTTCGTCGCTGGCTCTGAACCCCTCCAAGACAGTGATCAAACACCACGGTGCAGACGTACTCAGGAAATCTACCCGGAAGAATCGGTTTCTATTCTCATTTCCGGGTTTAATTTCTCCGATTTCTGGTGGCAAGCTCGGCGAGCTCAAAGATCTCAGCTCCAAAAACCCTATTCTCTACCTCGATTTCCCCCAG GGTAGGATGAAGCTGTTTGGGACTATTGTTTATCCCAAAAACAGGTACCTAACACTGCAGTTCTCTAAAGGTGGGAAGAACGTGATGTGTGAAGATTACTTTGATACCATG ATTGTTTTTTCTGATGCATGGTGGATTGGCACTAAGGAAGAGAATCCAGAAGAAACCCAACTCAGCTTTCCAGAAAATATGAATATG GGGCAGCAAAAAGAGTATGATTTTAAAGGTGGTGCAGGTTCAACAAGTGAAAGAATACAAGGGGTAACTCCAAGTAGAGtaactcaggtcaaagtcaaacatCAGGAGACTCCTGTACATAAACTAGAAGAGGAATTTTCAGACAGTGAAAATGATTTACAAGATTTGAGTCAAAAAACACCAACTAGGCATTCAGCAAGGACTTCTGGAAAGAACTATAA GTTTGCAGAATCTTCTTCTGCAGATGATGCAATTGATTTGGATATCAACTCTGAATCTTCTAACGAGGAAGAAAATGTAACTGGTGGAAGTCCAATCAG TAAGGATCCTGAAGAAACAGAAGTGATTGAAGAAGCTACAGAAAGTAGTATTTCAGCAACAAAAGTGAAGGATCGTGGTTCTCTTGTTCAAGCCACTATCTCTACATTATTCAAGAAAAAAGAGGAAAAG ATGGCAATAAAGGAAGAAAAGGGAAAAGGAGTTAAAGGAAGAAGAGCTAGTG GTACAAAATCTACTCCAAGGAAGAAAAAGGCTAAG gttgatgatgatgaAATTGAAGATATATCAGATCCATCCGAG GATTCAAGTGATGAAGACTGGGGTGCTTGA